The genomic interval CTGCTGCCGGAGACCCATCCCCAAGACTCCCGCAAAAGCCTTCCCAGAAAACGCGACCTGAATCCGTTTGCACGGCTGAGCCAAGTGCTGATGAACCCCAGCGTGGGTCGACTCTGCGCTGCATTTTTCCTCTTCTTCCTGGCCTTCAACGGATTCACAGCCATCCTGGTGCTCTATTTCAAGCAGCGCTTCGGCTGGGGCCCTGAGCTGGCCACCACCGCATTCCTGGTGGTGGGGGTGGTCGCCACCGTGGTCCAGGGAGGGCTGATCGGTCCCCTGGTCAAGCGGTTCGGTGAATGGCGTCTGACCTTGCTCGGCCTGGGTCTGGTGATCATTGGATGCCTGCTGATCCCCAGCGTCGGCTCATCAGACCGAGCCGGCGCGATTTTTACCGCCGTAGGAATCCTTGCTCTGGGCACAGGCCTGGTCACACCAAGCCTGCGCAGCCTGGTGTCCAGACGCCTAGGCCGGGAGGGGCAAGGCAGCGCCTTGGGCAGCCTTCAGGCCCTGCAAAGTTTGGGAAGCTTTCTCGGCCCCCCCTTGGCAGGGTTGAGCTACGACCTGCTCGGTCCTGTGAGTCCCTTTGCAGCAGCGGCAACCGTTCTGGTGCTTGTGATCGGCCTGGTCGCCGGAAGCCCTCTTCCAGACATCTCCGATACACGAACAAGCGAATCCTGATTGCTACCTTTTGGCTAACGACACGAACGCCGAGACGTTCAGCCCATGTGCGCAGCAGCCCTAGCCCCGGAGCACTACATCAACCGGGAGCTGAGCTGGATCGCCTTCAACGAAAGGGTGTTAGCCCAGGCCCTTGATCCGCGCACACCCTTGCTGGATCAAGCAAAGTTCAGCGCCATTTTCAGCAACAACCTCGACGAATTCTTCATGGTTCGCGTGGCTTCCTTGAAGTCACAGGTGGAGGCCGGCGTCAGCAAACCGAGTGAGGATGGCAAGTCACCCCTGGAGCAGCTGCTTGCGATCCGAGAGCAACTCATTCCCCTGCTGAAGCAGCAACAGGTGCACTACCGCCAACACCTGAAGCCAAAGCTGCTGGAACACAACGTTGAACTGCTCGATTACAAGCAACTCAACGAAGACCAGCGCACCTGGGTTGACAACACCTTCCACACGTCGGTGTTTCCGGTGCTGACGCCCCTGGCTGTAGACCCAGCCCATCCATTCCCTTTTGTCAGCAATCTGAGCCTGAACGTCGCCGCCGTGGTTGTTGACCCGGAAACAGGGCAACGTCAATTTGCACGCGTCAAAGTTCCGCAGAAGAATCTTGCTCGTTTCATCGCCATCCCCTCAGAACTGAGCGGAACTGAGGACAAACCAGTTCACACCGCCATTGCTCTCGAGCAGGTGATCGCCTTCAACCTTGAGGTGCTGTTTCCCGGCATGACGATCGAAGGTCACTACTTCTTCCGCGTGACGCGGGATGCGGATCTGGAACTGAGGGATCTGGAAGCCGATGACCTGATGCTGGCCCTGGAACAAGGGCTGCGGAAACGACGGATGGGCGGTGAGGTGGTGCGCCTCGAAGTTCCCAACGAGATGCCCAGAGACGTTGTGGAGATGCTGATGACCGGACTGAGCGTGGAAGAGGAAGACCTTTACGTGATCGATGGACCCCTGGGCCTGGACGACCTCTTCGGGCTGACCGGGCTATCACTGCCAAAACTCAAAAGTCGTACCCAGGGAGGCCAAACACCGGCTGTGCTTGCACGCAGTCAGCAGCACCTGGTTGAAGAGGGCGCGATCAAAGCGGATGAATTCGAATCGATCTTCTCGGTGATTCGTCGTCAAGACATCCTTCTGCATCATCCCTACGAGCTCTTCTCCACAACCGTCGAAGAGTTCATCAATCAGGCAGCGGACGATCCCCAGGTGATGGGCATCAAGATGACGCTCTACCGCACCTCCAAAGACTCTCCGATCATCGCTGCCCTGATCCGCGCTGCTGAAAACGGCAAGCAGGTGATGGCACTGGTGGAATTGAAAGCGCGATTTGACGAAGACAACAACATTCAATGGGCCCGGCACCTGGAGCAGTCAGGGGTTCACGTTGTCTACGGCGTGCTTGGGCTCAAAACGCACACCAAGATCGTTCTGGTGGTTCGTAAGGAGAAAGAGAAGCTGCAGAGTTATGTGCACATCGGCACTGGCAACTACAACTCCAAGACTTCGAAGCTTTACACCGATCTAGGCCTGCTCACAGCCAACCAAGAGCTGGGACAAGACCTGGTTGAACTGTTCAATTACCTCACCGGTTTTTCGAAGCAGCAAAGCTTCCGTCGCTTGCTCGTGGCCCCCGTCACGTTGCGAAAAGGTATGGAGCTGTTGATACGCCGAGAGATTGAGCATGCCCAACAAGGCAGACAGGCCGTGATCCGAGCCAAAATGAATTCCCTGGTCGATCCCAGCATCATTTCGCTTCTTTATGAGGCGTCTCAAGCCGGAGTGAAGATCGAATTGATCATTCGCGGCATGTGCAGCCTGTATCCAAACCGCCAGGGGTTGAGCGAAAACATTCGGGTGATCAGCATCATCGGCCAATTCCTGGAACATTCGAGGATCTTTTGGTTTGCCAACGGTGGCTCTCCAGAGGTTTATATCGGCAGTGCCGACTGGATGAGCCGCAACCTGGACCGCCGTATTGAAGCGGTCACACCAATCGAAGATCCAGAACATCGCCAGAAACTGGAACGCCTGCTGCAGCTTTACCTGAATGACAACCAAGGCGCCTGGGACATGCAGAGCGACGGCACGTTTACACAGCGCAAACCAACGAATGAGGCCCCAGAACGCAATTCCCAGATTCAATTGGTCAAGGAATGGAGCAAGGGCATCCAATCCTTGTAATTCTTTGGTTTTTTCAAGAGCGCTGCGTCTGTGATGTCCGATACAACATCACTTCAAAAACAAACTTGAAGCAGCCACGATCACGCCCGCAACAGTTGCTTCGAAAACGAAAAGATTTAGATCCGGAAATTCTTCCGATTCGAAACAGTCATCGCTGTTGCTCGGTGCTAAGTTCAGCCCAAATTCATTCAGGAGACCAGGGTGATGGGGATCCCTCTGGAATCTTCCGGCACGACACGTCAGTCGTCCCGGAAGGAACCTGCGTTGCCGTCCACTGGACGTCGACCATCTTCGCGACAAGGAGGGCGGCTCGCCACCGACTCCATCGGTTTTTACTTGAGCAGCATCGGACGTATTCCGTTGCTGACGGCAGCCGAAGAAATCGAACTTGCACATCATGTGCAAGCAATGAAACAACTTCAGGAGTTGCCTGAGGAGGAGCTGACCTCTCGGCATCGGCACAAGATCCGCATGGGCAAACGGGCCCGCGATCGGATGATGGCAGCCAACCTCCGCCTCGTGGTGAGTGTGGCCAAGAAATACCAGAACCAAGGTCTTGAACTTCTCGACCTGGTTCAGGAAGGTGCCATTGGCTTGGAGCGAGCGGTCGACAAGTTCGACCCCGCCATGGGCTACAAATTCTCCACCTATGCCTACTGGTGGATTCGCCAGGGCATGACGCGGGCCATCGACAACAGCGCCCGAACCATTCGCCTGCCGATCCACATCAGCGAAAAACTCTCGAAGATGCGTCGCATCTCCCGAGAACTATCCCACCGCTTCGGTCGTCAACCAAATCGGCTTGAGTTGGCGAGTGCCATGGGCATCGAACCCAGGGAACTGGAAGATCTGATGTCCCAGAGCGCACCATGTGCATCGCTGGATGCCCATGCCCGTGGCGAGGAAGATCGCAGCACCCTTGGCGAACTGATCCCGGATCCCAATGGTGAAGAGCCGATGGAAGGGATGGATCGCAGTATCCAAAAAGAACACCTCGGTGGCTGGCTGTCTCAACTGAACGAGCGCGAGCAAAAGATTCTGAAGTTGCGGTTCGGTCTTGGCGGTGAAGAGCCTCTGACCCTTGCGGAGATCGGTCGTCAGATCAATGTGTCCCGCGAGCGCGTCCGACAGCTGGAAGCCAAGGCGATTCTCAAGCTGCGGGCCATGACAAACCACCAACAAGCCGCATAAGCAACTTGCTTTCCATCACCGGACCCATCGCCATCCTCTGCTGGATGGCGATGGTGACAGCGGGAGCCGTGTTGTGTCGTCGCCTTCGTCCGAACCAACGGGAACTCAGTCGAAAAATTGTGCACATCGGAACCGGAGCCGTGGTTCCGATGGCCTGGGTCTTTCAGATTCCTTTCGTTGTCGCCATCCCAGTTGCGATGGTGATCACTCTTGCTACGGCGATCAACCACCAATGGCGCTTCATCCCCGCCGTTGAGGATGTCAATCGCAACAGCTACGGCACAATCGCCTACGGAATAGCAATCACAACGCTGCTTCTGCTGTTCTGGCCAACCCGAGCCGATGCCGTTTCCGCAGGGGTTCTCGTGATGGCACTGGGAGATGGGTTAGCAGGGTTGATCGGCAGGGGCGTCGACTCACCGAAATGGGAGCTCTTCGGTCAGACCAAGTCAACCGTTGGCACCATGACCATGGCAGGTGTCACGGGCCTGGTTCTGATCGGACTGGCCCGATGGTCGGAGGCTGACCTGCCCCTGCCAGCAGCCTTGAGCATGGTGGCCATCGCAACCGGCCTGGAACAGCTCAGCTGGCGCGGACTCGACAACCTCAGCGTTCCCCTCAGCGTTGGCGTTCTGTGGAGTCGACTGGTGGTCTGATCTCAAGCAGTGACCGTCTGTTTGCGACTGGCAACGGCCGCGGCCAGATCATCCAGCAGCGCTTCGGTGGTCTCGAGGCTGATGCAGGCATCCGTGACGCTCTGGCCGTAGGTCAGCTGCGACAAGTCGGCGCTGAGCTTCTGATTGCCTTCCACCAAATGGCTCTCAATCATGACGCCCATCACGTGATTGGACCCACCCCGCAACTGCTCGGCAACGCTGGCCAGCACCTCCGCCTGCCGCCGGAAATCTTTGTTGCTGTTGGCATGGCTGCAATCCACCATCAGCCGGTCCTGCAGACCGGCCTGGCTCAACTCCGCCGCGGCCGCCTGCACGGCCTCCAGGTGGTAGTTGCTGCCTCGGCTGCCTCCGCGCAGCACGAGATGTCCATAGGGGTTGCCCGTGGTGCTGACGATCGAGGCATGACCCTCACGATTGATGCCGAGAAAATGATGCGGCTTCGAGGCAGCCTGCATGGCATTGATCGCGATGATGGCGCTGCCGTTCGTGCTGTTTTTGTAGCCGATCGGCATCGACAGACCTGACGCCATTTCACGGTGGGTCTGACTCTCCGTCGTCCTTGCACCGATCGCAGTCCAGCTGATCAGATCAGCGATGTACTGCGGAACCACTGGATCGAGCAGTTCCGTTGCAGCAGGCATTCCCTCACGGGCGAGATCCAGCAGCAATCCCCTGGCCCGACGCAGACCCGTGTTGATGTCATAGGAGTCATCGAGATGGGGATCGTTGATCAACCCCTTCCAACCGACCGTGGTCCGGGGCTTCTCGAAGTACACCCGCATCACCACATCCAACTGATCCTTCAGGCGCTCACGGATGGGTGCCAAACGCTGGGCATACTCACGGGCTGCTTTGACATCGTGCACGGAGCAGGGACCCACCACCACGAGCAAGCGGTCGTCACGACCGCTGAGAATGTCCTGGATGCGCTGGCGGGCGGACGCCACGGTCTCGAGTGCCGCCACATCAATGGGCAGCTCCTGATGCAACACCGCAGGGGCAACAAGGGGACGTGTCTCCACCACATGCAAATCGGAGGTGGTGGCCATGAGTGGACGCGAGAGTCCGACCAAGGCTACGCACCCCGCTCACTGTCAACAGACACGGTCCGGAAGAATGGTGTTCGTCCCTGAACAGAGATCTCCATGCTGAGCGCTTACCGCGAGCTGGCCGCCGCCCGGGAAGCCCAGGGCGTTCCCGCTCTTCCGCTCAATGCCGAGCAGACCCAGGGACTGACCGAACTGCTGCAGAACCCTCCTGCCGGCGAAGAAGCGTTCCTGATGCACCTGCTGAGCGACCGGATCCCCCCGGGTGTGGATGAAGCCGCTTACGTGAAGGCCACATGGCTCAGCGCCGTGGCCCAAGGAGAAGCCACCAGTCCCCTGGTGTCACCGCTGGAAGCCACGCGCCTGCTGGGGACGATGGTGGGCGGATACAACGTGGCCGCCCTGATCGAGCTGCTGAAGAACCCTGACGCTGCACTGGCCGGCTGTGCTGCGGAGGGACTCAGCCGAACGCTGCTTGTTTACGACGCGTTCAACGAAGTGATGGATCTGGCGGCAGGCAACCGCTTTGCCCAACAAGTTGTGGACAGCTGGGCCGCAGCCGAGTGGTTCACCTGCAAGCCGGAACTGGCCGACAGCATCACCGTCACGGTGTTCAAGGTCGAGGGCGAAACCAACACAGACGATCTCTCGCCGGCCACCCACGCCACCACCCGGCCGGACATCCCTCTCCATGCCCTGGCGATGCTCGAAACCCGAGATCAAGAGGGTCTGAAAACGATCGCGACCCTGAAAGACAAGGGCCATCCCGTGGCTTACGTCGGTGACGTGGTGGGAACAGGAAGCTCCCGCAAGAGCGCCATCAACTCGGTGCTGTGGCACACCGGCAATGACATTCCCCATGTGCCCAACAAACGGGCCGGTGGCGTGATTCTTGGCGGCAAGATCGCCCCGATCTTCTTCAACACCGCCGAGGACTCCGGCGCCCTACCGATCGAATGCGATGTCAGTGAACTGAACACCGGTGATGTCATCACGATCCGACCCAATGCCGGCACGATCGAACGCGACGGCACCGTGGTGAGTCGGTTCGAGCTCAAGCCCACCACGATTAGCGACGAGGTGCGGGCCGGCGGTCGCATCCCCCTGATGATCGGTCGCGCCCTCACCGACAAGATACGCACCAAGCTTGGCCTCAGCCCTTCGGAACTGTTCATCCGCCCCTCGGCACCGGCGGACACAGGCAAGGGCTTCACCCTGGCTCAGAAAATGGTGGGCAAAGCCTGCGGCCTCGCCGGCGTCCGACCCGGTACCAGCTGCGAGCCGCTGATGACCACCGTCGGCTCCCAAGACACCACCGGCCCGATGACACGGGACGAAATGAAGGAACTGGCCTGCCTGGGCTTTTCCTCCGACCTGGTGATGCAGAGCTTCTGCCACACCGCCGCCTATCCGAAGCCGGTGGATCTGCAGACCCAAAAGGACTTGCCCGACTTCTTCGCCCAACGCGGTGGCGTGGCTCTGCGGCCGGGTGACGGCATCATCCACAGCTGGCTGAACCGGATGCTCCTCCCCGACACCGTCGGCACCGGCGGCGACAGCCACACCCGCTTCCCCCTCGGCATTTCCTTCCCAGGAGGCTCCGGGGTTGTGGCCTTTGCGGCCGCCATCGGCGCCATGCCGCTGGACATGCCGGAATCCGTGCTGGTGCGCTTCAGCGGGTCATTGCAACCCGGCGTCACCCTCCGGGATGTGGTGAATGCCATCCCCTGGGTGGCCATTCAGCGGGGGCTACTCACCGTTGAAAAGGCCAACAAGAAAAACCTGTTCAATGGCCGGATCATGGAGATCGAAGGTCTCCCCGACTTGAAGCTGGAGCAAGCCTTCGAACTCACCGATGCCAGCGCCGAGCGCTCCTGCGCCGGCTGCACCATCAAGCTCTCAGAAGACACGGTGAGCGAATACCTGCGCAGCAATGTGGCGCTGCTTAAGAACATGATCGCCCGCGGCTACAGCGATGCCCGCACCCTGGCCCGCCGGATCAAGGAGATGGAGGCCTGGCTGGCCAACCCGCAGCTGATGAGCGCCGACCCTGACGCTGAGTACGCCGAAGTACTGGAAATCAATCTGAACGAGCTCACCGAACCCGTGGTGGCCTGCCCCAATGACCCCGACAACGTGAAGTTGCTCAGCGAGGTGGCCGGTGACCCGGTACAGGAGGTTTTCATCGGCTCCTGCATGACCAACATCGGTCATTACCGAGCCGCGGCGAAAGTGCTGGAAGGCGCCGGTCAGAACACCGCGCGCCTCTGGGTCTGCCCCCCGACTCGAATGGACGAGGAAACCCTGAAAGCCGAGGGCTACTACACCACCTTCGAGGCCGCAGGGTCCCGCATGGAGATGCCGGGCTGCTCCCTTTGCATGGGCAACCAGGCCCGCGTGGAGGACAACACCACCGTGTTCTCCACCAGCACCCGCAACTTCAACAATCGCCTGGGCAAAGGTGCTCAGGTGTACCTGGGAAGCGCTGAACTGGCCGCCGTCTGCGCCCAGCTGGGTCGAATCCCCACGCCGGAGGAGTACAGCAGCATCGCGGCCGAGAAAATCGATCCCCTCTCCGACGAGCTCTACCGCTATCTGAACTTCGATCAGATCAGCGGTTTTGAAGACCAGGGGCGTGTGGTCAGTGCTGACGATGAAGCAACTGTTCTGGCTCAGGCCTGATCCCTAATCACCTCATCTGTGCCAGCCCTGAGCGAACCCAAACAACGACGCCACCTCCTGGGCTCCAGCCGGAGCATCAGGAGGTTGTTGGAGCGCCGCTGGCTGGTGGTGGTCCTGGCTCTGGCGCTCACTGGACTCGGAGCAGCCATCACCGGCCTGCTGTTCACCAGCGGTATCAACCTGCTGCGGGACTGGCGGCTCGATCTGCTCGATGAATTTCCTGCCTGGGTGGTGCTCCCCGCCCTCGGCGCCATCGGGGGCATGGTCTCCGCCTGGCTGATCACCAACCTGTCTCCAGCAGCTGGCGGAGCGGGGATCACCCACATCATGGGTTTCCTGCGCCACAGGTCGGTGCCGATGGGGCTTCGGGTGGGCCTGGTGAAGCTCGTGGCCGGCATCATTGCCATCGGCTCAGGCTTCCCTCTAGGCCCAGAAGGCCCAGCTGTGCAGATGGGCGGCTCCGTTGCCTGGCAGATGTCCCGCTGGCTGCGGGCACCGGTGGCCTTTCGGCGAGTGATTGTCGCTGCAGGCGGCGGAGCAGGCATTGCCGCCGTGTTCAGCGCTCCCATCGGCGGATTCATCTACGCCATCGAGGAGCTGCTCCACTCCGCTAGGCCCGTGGTCCTGTTGCTGGTGATCATCACCACCTTCTCGGCCGACACCCTGGCGGATGTGCTCGGCTTCCTCGGTCTCGACCCTGGGGGCAGTGGGTTGAACAGCACCATCGGTTTTCAACTGGAGCGGGAATACACCCCCCTGGTGCGCTTCCTGCCTGTCGATCTGCTGTACCTGATCGCTCTCGGCGTGGTGATCGGCGTGCTGGCAGAGCTGTACACCCGCTACGTGCTCACCATGCAGCGGCAGGGCAACCGTTGGTTCGGTGACCGGCTGATTCTGCGCATGACCCTGAGCGGACTCGTGTTGGGCTGCGTCTATGCGGCCCTGCCCGACGCCTTCCACAACCCCAGCGAGCTGAAGCACCTGATCGGAGCCGGCAAGGCCGACATCAGCCTGGCCCTCGCCAGCTTTGTGGTGCTGTTCTTCAGTACCGGTCTAGCGGCGGGCTCAGGAGCACCGGGGGGACTGTTCATGCCGATGCTGACGCTGGGAGGAGCCATTGGTTTGGCCGGCGGCATTGGCGTTGAGGCCCTCACCGGCCACGTTCCCACCACTTACGTGTTCGCTGGCATGGGTGCCTTCGTTGCCGGCTGTTCGCGAACCCCGATATCAGCCATGTTCCTGGCGTTTGCGCTCACCAAGGATCTGCTCATCCTCAAGCCCATCCTGGTGGCCTGCCTCACCAGTTTCCTGGTGGCCCGGTTGTTCAATCCGGATTCCATCTACGAACGCCAGATGGGTATGGAGCTGGCCTCCGAAGACCGAATGCAACTGCGCTTGAACCGTCACCGCCGACCGTTTGAAGCCCCCACACCAGCCAAAGGCCCTTCAGGAGATCCACTCTGAACCAGGAAACACTGCTGTTTGAGCCGGCCTTACCGGAGCCCGGAGCCCTGCAGGCCGTGTTGGCCTTT from Synechococcus sp. UW69 carries:
- a CDS encoding ClC family H(+)/Cl(-) exchange transporter: MPALSEPKQRRHLLGSSRSIRRLLERRWLVVVLALALTGLGAAITGLLFTSGINLLRDWRLDLLDEFPAWVVLPALGAIGGMVSAWLITNLSPAAGGAGITHIMGFLRHRSVPMGLRVGLVKLVAGIIAIGSGFPLGPEGPAVQMGGSVAWQMSRWLRAPVAFRRVIVAAGGGAGIAAVFSAPIGGFIYAIEELLHSARPVVLLLVIITTFSADTLADVLGFLGLDPGGSGLNSTIGFQLEREYTPLVRFLPVDLLYLIALGVVIGVLAELYTRYVLTMQRQGNRWFGDRLILRMTLSGLVLGCVYAALPDAFHNPSELKHLIGAGKADISLALASFVVLFFSTGLAAGSGAPGGLFMPMLTLGGAIGLAGGIGVEALTGHVPTTYVFAGMGAFVAGCSRTPISAMFLAFALTKDLLILKPILVACLTSFLVARLFNPDSIYERQMGMELASEDRMQLRLNRHRRPFEAPTPAKGPSGDPL
- the acnB gene encoding bifunctional aconitate hydratase 2/2-methylisocitrate dehydratase: MLSAYRELAAAREAQGVPALPLNAEQTQGLTELLQNPPAGEEAFLMHLLSDRIPPGVDEAAYVKATWLSAVAQGEATSPLVSPLEATRLLGTMVGGYNVAALIELLKNPDAALAGCAAEGLSRTLLVYDAFNEVMDLAAGNRFAQQVVDSWAAAEWFTCKPELADSITVTVFKVEGETNTDDLSPATHATTRPDIPLHALAMLETRDQEGLKTIATLKDKGHPVAYVGDVVGTGSSRKSAINSVLWHTGNDIPHVPNKRAGGVILGGKIAPIFFNTAEDSGALPIECDVSELNTGDVITIRPNAGTIERDGTVVSRFELKPTTISDEVRAGGRIPLMIGRALTDKIRTKLGLSPSELFIRPSAPADTGKGFTLAQKMVGKACGLAGVRPGTSCEPLMTTVGSQDTTGPMTRDEMKELACLGFSSDLVMQSFCHTAAYPKPVDLQTQKDLPDFFAQRGGVALRPGDGIIHSWLNRMLLPDTVGTGGDSHTRFPLGISFPGGSGVVAFAAAIGAMPLDMPESVLVRFSGSLQPGVTLRDVVNAIPWVAIQRGLLTVEKANKKNLFNGRIMEIEGLPDLKLEQAFELTDASAERSCAGCTIKLSEDTVSEYLRSNVALLKNMIARGYSDARTLARRIKEMEAWLANPQLMSADPDAEYAEVLEINLNELTEPVVACPNDPDNVKLLSEVAGDPVQEVFIGSCMTNIGHYRAAAKVLEGAGQNTARLWVCPPTRMDEETLKAEGYYTTFEAAGSRMEMPGCSLCMGNQARVEDNTTVFSTSTRNFNNRLGKGAQVYLGSAELAAVCAQLGRIPTPEEYSSIAAEKIDPLSDELYRYLNFDQISGFEDQGRVVSADDEATVLAQA
- a CDS encoding MFS transporter yields the protein MATACGNVSLSCVATSLQRPRIPTLLSAFLTLLNDRLSESIVFPLLPFLLAQFAPDGRTLGLLAGSYALAQFLVTPLIGALSDRYGRRPVISICVAGSVLGLGLFAVTVSLPWPSQSLLPLLMLFAARIIDGISGGTAATASAVLADITPPDKRARAFGLIGVAFGLGFILGPFVGGQLARVAVSLPVWVATGFAALNLLVVLNLLPETHPQDSRKSLPRKRDLNPFARLSQVLMNPSVGRLCAAFFLFFLAFNGFTAILVLYFKQRFGWGPELATTAFLVVGVVATVVQGGLIGPLVKRFGEWRLTLLGLGLVIIGCLLIPSVGSSDRAGAIFTAVGILALGTGLVTPSLRSLVSRRLGREGQGSALGSLQALQSLGSFLGPPLAGLSYDLLGPVSPFAAAATVLVLVIGLVAGSPLPDISDTRTSES
- a CDS encoding diacylglycerol/polyprenol kinase family protein, whose protein sequence is MLSITGPIAILCWMAMVTAGAVLCRRLRPNQRELSRKIVHIGTGAVVPMAWVFQIPFVVAIPVAMVITLATAINHQWRFIPAVEDVNRNSYGTIAYGIAITTLLLLFWPTRADAVSAGVLVMALGDGLAGLIGRGVDSPKWELFGQTKSTVGTMTMAGVTGLVLIGLARWSEADLPLPAALSMVAIATGLEQLSWRGLDNLSVPLSVGVLWSRLVV
- a CDS encoding 3-deoxy-7-phosphoheptulonate synthase, coding for MATTSDLHVVETRPLVAPAVLHQELPIDVAALETVASARQRIQDILSGRDDRLLVVVGPCSVHDVKAAREYAQRLAPIRERLKDQLDVVMRVYFEKPRTTVGWKGLINDPHLDDSYDINTGLRRARGLLLDLAREGMPAATELLDPVVPQYIADLISWTAIGARTTESQTHREMASGLSMPIGYKNSTNGSAIIAINAMQAASKPHHFLGINREGHASIVSTTGNPYGHLVLRGGSRGSNYHLEAVQAAAAELSQAGLQDRLMVDCSHANSNKDFRRQAEVLASVAEQLRGGSNHVMGVMIESHLVEGNQKLSADLSQLTYGQSVTDACISLETTEALLDDLAAAVASRKQTVTA
- a CDS encoding RpoD/SigA family RNA polymerase sigma factor, with translation MGIPLESSGTTRQSSRKEPALPSTGRRPSSRQGGRLATDSIGFYLSSIGRIPLLTAAEEIELAHHVQAMKQLQELPEEELTSRHRHKIRMGKRARDRMMAANLRLVVSVAKKYQNQGLELLDLVQEGAIGLERAVDKFDPAMGYKFSTYAYWWIRQGMTRAIDNSARTIRLPIHISEKLSKMRRISRELSHRFGRQPNRLELASAMGIEPRELEDLMSQSAPCASLDAHARGEEDRSTLGELIPDPNGEEPMEGMDRSIQKEHLGGWLSQLNEREQKILKLRFGLGGEEPLTLAEIGRQINVSRERVRQLEAKAILKLRAMTNHQQAA
- the ppk1 gene encoding polyphosphate kinase 1; its protein translation is MCAAALAPEHYINRELSWIAFNERVLAQALDPRTPLLDQAKFSAIFSNNLDEFFMVRVASLKSQVEAGVSKPSEDGKSPLEQLLAIREQLIPLLKQQQVHYRQHLKPKLLEHNVELLDYKQLNEDQRTWVDNTFHTSVFPVLTPLAVDPAHPFPFVSNLSLNVAAVVVDPETGQRQFARVKVPQKNLARFIAIPSELSGTEDKPVHTAIALEQVIAFNLEVLFPGMTIEGHYFFRVTRDADLELRDLEADDLMLALEQGLRKRRMGGEVVRLEVPNEMPRDVVEMLMTGLSVEEEDLYVIDGPLGLDDLFGLTGLSLPKLKSRTQGGQTPAVLARSQQHLVEEGAIKADEFESIFSVIRRQDILLHHPYELFSTTVEEFINQAADDPQVMGIKMTLYRTSKDSPIIAALIRAAENGKQVMALVELKARFDEDNNIQWARHLEQSGVHVVYGVLGLKTHTKIVLVVRKEKEKLQSYVHIGTGNYNSKTSKLYTDLGLLTANQELGQDLVELFNYLTGFSKQQSFRRLLVAPVTLRKGMELLIRREIEHAQQGRQAVIRAKMNSLVDPSIISLLYEASQAGVKIELIIRGMCSLYPNRQGLSENIRVISIIGQFLEHSRIFWFANGGSPEVYIGSADWMSRNLDRRIEAVTPIEDPEHRQKLERLLQLYLNDNQGAWDMQSDGTFTQRKPTNEAPERNSQIQLVKEWSKGIQSL